The following coding sequences are from one Aethina tumida isolate Nest 87 chromosome 2, icAetTumi1.1, whole genome shotgun sequence window:
- the LOC109599286 gene encoding glutamyl-tRNA(Gln) amidotransferase subunit B, mitochondrial, with protein sequence MLPFKEPVINNTIKIIKRQYSVKSNKWKSVVGLEVHAQISSASKLFSGASTKFTSPVNSNVSLFDCSTPGTLPVLNKKCVEAGVLTALALNCTVNPVSTFDRKHYFYADIPSGYQITQQRAPLAVDGRLQFQVYTPGVHKTPYSTEVKIKQVQLEQDSGKSLHDDDRSLVDLNRAGVPLMELVFEPDLKDGEEAAALVKELTAILQRLQTCSCKMEEGALRVDANVSIHKEGDALGTRTEIKNIGSIRGVAGAVKYEIERQIKVKDSGGIVENETRAWDAASKTTVAMRDKEAKQDYRYMPEPNLPPLHVAIGPINRGVVNADKLKEIIPELPEQTRQRLRNDLGLTSEQSIILVNDFSLLTIFEDTLAKRKLNSKLLANFLINELNTILNKEDLEFKDINTDPDYYGEIVELLQNGEISRNTAKYLLSRIIEGISERPIDIVKSEGLLQITSEQELTSLCEEVLKENDKLVKQYKAGKTKIFKALMGLIAGKSKGRADMGKCDKILKDLLSK encoded by the exons atGCTTCCATTCAAAGAACCGGTCATCAACAACaccattaaaatcataaaacggcaatattcagtaaaaag taataaatggAAGAGTGTTGTGGGCTTGGAAGTTCACGCGCAGATATCGTCggctagtaaattattttcaggcGCCTCCACCAAATTCACGTCCCCAGTGAACTCAAATGTGTCACTATTTGACTGCTCCACTCCTGGAACCCTACCAGTTCTCAACAAGAAATGCGTTGAAGCCGGCGTTCTTACCGCTCTGGCCTTAAACTGTACAGTTAATCCAGTGTCAACCTTTGATAGGAAACACTATTTTTATGCTGACATACCATCAGGTTACCAAATAACTCAGCAGCGGGCACCATTGGCAGTGGATGGTAGGCTACAGTTCCAGGTTTATACTCCTGGAGTGCATAAAACCCCTTACTCCACCGAGGTCAAGATTAAACAGGTCCAACTGGAGCAGGACAGTGGAAAGAGTTTGCACGATGATGACAGGAGCCTAGTGGACCTCAACAGGGCTGGGGTGCCCCTTATGGAGCTGGTGTTTGAACCTGACCTCAAGGATGGGGAGGAGGCAGCAGCTCTTGTCAAGGAACTCACTGCAATACTGCAGAGATTGCAGACCTGTTCTTGTAAAATGGAAG agggAGCGTTGAGAGTTGACGCTAACGTATCAATCCACAAGGAAGGGGATGCACTGGGTACAagaacagaaataaaaaacataggATCTATAAGAGGGGTAGCCGGCGCCGTGAAATACGAAATCGAAAGGCAAATAAAAGTGAAAGATTCCGGTGGGATTGTAGAAAATGAAACAAGGGCATGGGACGCTGCGAGTAAAACCACAGTGGCAATGAGAGACAAAGAAGCAAAACAA GATTATAGATACATGCCAGAACCGAATCTTCCGCCTTTGCACGTGGCCATAGGGCCCATTAATAGGGGTGTTGTGAATGCTGacaaattgaaagaaattattcCAGAATTGCCTGAACAAACTAGACAAAGGTTGAGAAATGATTTGGGATTGACATCTGAACAATCCATTATTCTTGtg aatGATTTTTCACTTCTCACCATTTTTGAAGATACTTTGGCTAAAAGAAAGCTCAATTCAAAGCTTTTGgccaattttttgataaatgaaCTAAACACCATATTAAATAAGGAGGATTTGGAATTTAAAGACAT aaacacAGACCCAGATTATTATGGAGAGATAGTTGAACTATTACAAAATGGAGAAATTAGTAGGAATACAGCAAAATACTTATTAAGTCGAATTATTGAAGGAATTTCGGAGAGACCGattgat attgtaaAAAGTGAAGGTTTGCTTCAGATTACATCTGAACAAGAATTAACGTCTTTATGCGAAGAAGTTCTTAAAGAAAATGACAAACTTGTAAAACAATACAAAGCGGGAAAAACAAAGATTTTTAAAGCCTTAATGGGTTTAATTGCTGGTAAAAGCAAAGGTAGAGCTGATATGGgaaaatgtgataaaatattaaaggatTTATTAAGCAAATGA
- the LOC109599287 gene encoding NEDD8-conjugating enzyme Ubc12 has protein sequence MIKLFSLKQQKKDGEASPRSGNQKKASAAQLRITKDINELNLPKTCTTEFPDPDDLLTFKLIICPDEGFYRMGRFTFSFKVGPNYPHEPPKVKCETQVYHPNIDQQGNVCLNILREDWKPVLTINSIVYGLQYLFLEPNPEDPLNKEAAEVLTNNRRLFEQNVQKAIRGGYIGGIYFDRCLK, from the exons atgataaaattattttctctgaAGCAACAAAAAAAAGATGGTGAAGCCTCGCCAAGATCTGGAAATCAGAAAAAAGCTTCAGCTGCACAACTCAGGATTACAAAAG ATATAAACgaattaaatttaccaaaaacatGCACCACAGAATTTCCCGATCCAGATGACCTGCTAACTTTCAAACTGATTATTTGTCCAGATGag GGTTTTTATAGAATGGGTAGATTCACATTTAGCTTCAAAGTCGGTCCAAATTATCCACATGAGCCACCAAAAGTGAAATGTGAAACTCAGGTATATCATCCAAACATTGATCAGCAGGGAAATGTGTGTCTAAATATACTGAGAGAGGATTGGAAGCCAGTCCTCACAATTAACAGTATTGTTTATGGTTTGCAATACTTATTCTTGGAGCCAAACCCAGAAGATCCACTGAACAAAGAGGCAGCTGAAGTGCTTACAAATAACAGGAGATTATTTGAGCAGAATGTGCAGAAGGCAATCCGTGGTGGATATATTGGTGGCATTTACTTTGATCGTTGTTTAAAGTGA